One window of Pseudacidobacterium ailaaui genomic DNA carries:
- a CDS encoding ABC transporter ATP-binding protein, with translation MMASVQEPAVYRTSPAPQNSAGAAPPIALSQLTHDYGGRLALDHLSFEVRPAEIFGLLGPNGSGKTTLFRILSTLMVPTNGTARIQGFDVAHEPNRVRQQIGIVFQARSLDIKLTVGENLRHQGHLYGLKGATLKRRISEVLSRVGLLDRIRDSVETLSGGMQRRVELAKGLIHSPSVLLLDEPSTGLDPGARRDVWQYLKMLRDEEGVTVLVTTHLMEEAEHCDRLAILNQGKLVALGSPSDLKSEIGGDVVIFETTSASDAQELAEKIANRFLLAPSALGNTVRLEREQGHKFVTEVVEAFPGLVQGISVSKPSLEDVFIQRTGHRFWTEQEISTGIKED, from the coding sequence ATGATGGCCTCTGTTCAGGAACCAGCCGTATATAGAACAAGTCCCGCGCCGCAGAACTCCGCTGGCGCAGCACCGCCCATCGCTTTGTCGCAGCTTACTCATGATTACGGAGGGAGGCTGGCCCTGGACCATCTTTCCTTCGAGGTGCGTCCGGCAGAGATCTTCGGCCTGCTCGGACCGAATGGCAGCGGCAAAACCACACTTTTCCGGATCCTCTCCACACTCATGGTGCCGACAAACGGGACCGCTCGCATTCAGGGTTTCGACGTTGCCCATGAACCCAACCGGGTCCGCCAGCAGATTGGCATCGTCTTTCAGGCGCGCAGCCTCGACATCAAACTCACGGTTGGAGAAAACCTCAGACATCAGGGCCACTTGTACGGGCTGAAAGGCGCCACCCTTAAACGACGGATCAGCGAGGTGCTCTCTCGTGTCGGACTGCTCGACCGCATCAGGGACAGCGTAGAGACCCTCTCCGGAGGGATGCAGCGCCGTGTCGAACTGGCCAAGGGACTCATTCATTCCCCTTCTGTCCTTCTGCTGGATGAGCCTTCTACCGGTCTGGATCCCGGAGCACGCCGCGATGTCTGGCAGTATCTCAAGATGCTCCGCGATGAGGAGGGTGTGACCGTGCTTGTAACGACCCATCTGATGGAAGAAGCAGAGCATTGCGACCGCCTCGCCATTCTGAATCAGGGGAAACTGGTTGCACTCGGTTCGCCCTCTGATCTGAAATCAGAGATTGGCGGTGATGTGGTCATCTTTGAGACCACCAGCGCCTCTGACGCGCAGGAGCTGGCCGAGAAGATCGCCAATCGCTTTCTCCTCGCACCCTCTGCCCTCGGCAACACGGTCCGTCTGGAACGGGAGCAAGGCCATAAATTCGTCACCGAGGTGGTGGAAGCCTTCCCGGGCCTGGTCCAGGGAATTTCTGTCTCCAAGCCCAGTCTGGAAGATGTTTTCATTCAGCGCACCGGTCACCGCTTCTGGACAGAACAAGAAATCAGTACAGGGATCAAGGAGGACTGA
- a CDS encoding AI-2E family transporter has translation MKSRTLRSDIVFTFSLALALILAWYVRNVLLLIYVSALFAVVLTPVVKGIMKVRIGRWSPGRGVAILVLVVVVAGFATMFFIFALPPVARDLREFISELPTRGPQLLARIRKIPLMQRLDVNSLNTRIQDFAANFATYIFLSAKHWASKLFDIITGIVLTVYFMLEGEKAYHWMLSFFPVEMRQRLDKTLVRAEARMGQWLLGQGALMLILGTCSTIVFVALHLRYAYALGVLMGLFNIIPIAGAIITVSLALMVAAIDSWGRVLGVAIFYAIYAQLETSFLTPRIMQSRVDLPGLAIIIALMLGAALDGVRGALVAVPTAVLVAVLLDEYAVQSEPVICGPRSLSEVENLHS, from the coding sequence ATGAAAAGTCGCACTCTGCGCAGCGACATTGTCTTTACCTTTTCCCTTGCCCTGGCCCTGATCCTTGCCTGGTATGTCCGCAATGTCCTGCTCCTGATTTACGTCAGCGCACTCTTTGCCGTGGTCCTGACGCCCGTAGTGAAGGGCATCATGAAGGTTCGCATTGGCCGATGGAGCCCGGGCCGGGGAGTGGCCATCCTGGTCCTTGTGGTTGTCGTTGCCGGCTTCGCAACCATGTTCTTCATTTTTGCCTTGCCTCCGGTGGCACGCGACCTGCGCGAGTTCATCAGCGAACTTCCAACCCGCGGCCCGCAGTTGCTGGCACGCATTCGGAAGATTCCCCTGATGCAGCGGCTCGACGTCAACTCCCTCAATACACGCATTCAGGACTTCGCCGCGAACTTCGCAACCTACATTTTTCTTTCGGCAAAACACTGGGCCAGCAAGCTTTTTGACATCATTACCGGCATCGTCCTGACGGTTTACTTCATGCTGGAAGGGGAGAAGGCCTATCACTGGATGCTGAGCTTCTTCCCAGTTGAGATGCGTCAGCGGCTCGACAAAACTCTGGTCCGAGCCGAAGCGCGCATGGGCCAATGGCTTTTAGGACAGGGCGCGCTCATGCTGATTCTGGGCACCTGCAGCACAATTGTTTTTGTTGCCCTGCATCTGCGATATGCCTACGCTCTGGGCGTCCTGATGGGTCTGTTCAACATCATTCCCATAGCCGGGGCCATCATTACCGTCTCTTTGGCCCTCATGGTAGCTGCCATCGATTCCTGGGGCCGTGTGCTGGGCGTCGCTATTTTCTACGCAATTTATGCACAGTTGGAAACCTCGTTCCTTACCCCTCGAATTATGCAGTCGCGCGTAGACCTCCCAGGACTGGCGATTATTATCGCACTGATGCTGGGTGCGGCCCTCGATGGTGTCCGTGGGGCCCTGGTTGCGGTGCCGACTGCCGTTTTGGTCGCGGTCCTGCTTGATGAATATGCGGTGCAGAGCGAACCTGTGATTTGCGGTCCCCGCTCGCTTTCGGAGGTTGAAAACCTTCACTCGTGA
- a CDS encoding phospholipase C, with product MQKLIASSLAALLVSGQFAIPAIAQAQHDRDTTTPIQHLVVIFGENISFDHYFGTYPHALNPSGEPRFVASRNTPTVNGFTDALLYNNPNLLNTAGNGASASNPFRLDRTQAATADQDHDYTPEQQAFHNGLMDSFPEYTGTPGPPPSGQTTNALVMGYYDGNTVTALWNYAQRYAMNDNSYGTTFGPSTPGAINLISGQTNGVTDQINASGDVIEDGSGGYTLISDADPVGDVCSTTTGALVQFSGQNVGDLLNAKGITWGFFEGGFDLTKINPNGTTGCKRSHTSSITHVTKADYIPHHQPFQYYESTWNPKHLRPTSVAMIGKTDQANHQYDIDDFFAAVKAGNMPAVSFLKAPGYQDAHAGYSDPLDEQAFVVQVINFLETRPEWKSTAVVISYDDSDGWYDHQMSPIVNQSQTAADALTGPGQCGSSTVTNLAGVNAEHAQGRCGYGPRIPLMVISPWAKKNYVDHTITDQSSILRFIEDNWLGGQRITGAFDALAGPLNGMFDFRNPRNGGLFLLDQNSGLVLVDQDEDHDWR from the coding sequence ATGCAGAAGTTGATTGCCAGTTCCCTGGCAGCGTTGCTGGTGTCAGGCCAGTTCGCCATCCCTGCGATCGCTCAGGCACAACATGACCGCGACACGACGACTCCGATCCAGCACCTGGTTGTGATCTTTGGTGAGAACATCTCTTTTGATCACTACTTTGGCACGTATCCACATGCTCTAAACCCCTCAGGCGAGCCTAGATTTGTGGCCTCGCGCAACACTCCTACCGTCAATGGATTTACAGATGCGCTGCTGTATAACAACCCAAATCTGTTGAACACCGCAGGCAATGGCGCATCTGCCAGCAATCCCTTCCGTTTGGACCGTACGCAGGCTGCCACTGCCGACCAGGACCACGACTACACTCCTGAGCAGCAGGCCTTTCACAATGGATTGATGGATTCCTTTCCGGAATACACCGGTACTCCTGGACCGCCGCCAAGCGGGCAGACGACCAACGCCCTGGTCATGGGTTATTACGATGGCAACACGGTCACCGCGCTCTGGAACTATGCTCAGCGATATGCGATGAACGACAATTCGTATGGCACCACCTTCGGACCCTCCACTCCAGGCGCCATCAATCTCATCTCCGGCCAGACCAACGGCGTCACCGATCAGATCAACGCCAGTGGCGATGTGATTGAAGACGGTTCCGGAGGCTACACTCTTATCAGCGATGCTGATCCGGTCGGCGATGTGTGCTCCACAACCACAGGCGCACTGGTGCAGTTCAGCGGGCAAAACGTAGGCGACCTGCTGAATGCCAAAGGCATTACCTGGGGCTTTTTTGAAGGCGGCTTCGACCTGACCAAAATCAATCCGAATGGGACCACCGGTTGCAAGCGTTCGCATACCTCATCGATTACACACGTAACCAAAGCGGACTACATTCCTCACCACCAACCATTCCAGTACTACGAATCTACCTGGAACCCGAAACACCTTCGCCCCACATCTGTCGCTATGATTGGGAAAACCGACCAGGCCAACCATCAATACGACATCGATGACTTTTTTGCTGCGGTAAAGGCGGGGAACATGCCTGCGGTGAGCTTCCTGAAGGCCCCTGGCTATCAGGACGCGCATGCCGGATACTCAGACCCACTCGATGAACAGGCCTTTGTCGTCCAGGTGATCAACTTTCTTGAGACCCGTCCGGAATGGAAATCCACGGCCGTCGTCATCTCTTATGACGATTCCGATGGCTGGTACGACCATCAGATGAGTCCGATCGTCAACCAGTCACAGACTGCCGCGGATGCTCTCACTGGTCCTGGACAGTGCGGCAGCAGCACCGTCACCAACCTGGCGGGCGTCAATGCTGAACACGCTCAAGGACGCTGCGGCTATGGTCCTCGGATTCCACTGATGGTCATTTCGCCCTGGGCAAAAAAGAATTACGTGGACCACACCATCACCGACCAGAGTTCGATCCTGCGCTTTATTGAAGATAACTGGCTTGGCGGCCAGCGAATCACCGGCGCTTTTGACGCTCTTGCCGGGCCGCTGAACGGTATGTTTGACTTCCGCAACCCTCGTAATGGCGGCCTCTTCCTGCTTGACCAGAATTCCGGGCTTGTGCTGGTCGACCAAGACGAAGACCACGACTGGCGTTAA
- a CDS encoding ABC transporter permease, with protein MATVVATASAPKALPSRNASLWTAARTLWEREIVRFYRQKARVVGVIASPLLFWFVLGSGFAHSFHSSGTGSDQYLAYFFPGAVVMIVLFTAIFSMMSLIQDRNEGFLLSVMAAPVSRSAIVLGKVMGGTTLAAIQGMIFLLFTPLVGVHPSLTAIALSVLTIALISFELTALGFAIAWPMDSPQAFHAIVNLLLLPLWMLSGSIFPASGAIGWLRVLMRLNPLTYGTDALRNALFPTQTTDFSLETNLGVTMVFCFLIFAASWAIVNRRTNQPAA; from the coding sequence ATGGCTACCGTTGTCGCAACTGCATCTGCGCCAAAGGCCCTTCCTTCACGGAACGCCAGTCTCTGGACTGCGGCCCGCACCCTCTGGGAGCGTGAAATTGTCCGTTTCTACCGCCAGAAGGCGCGCGTCGTCGGCGTGATCGCTTCACCGCTTTTGTTCTGGTTCGTGCTTGGCTCAGGCTTTGCTCACAGTTTTCACAGTAGCGGCACCGGTTCCGACCAGTATTTGGCCTATTTTTTTCCCGGAGCTGTCGTGATGATTGTTCTCTTCACGGCCATTTTCAGCATGATGTCGCTCATTCAGGACCGCAATGAGGGATTTCTGTTGTCGGTCATGGCTGCTCCCGTAAGTCGCTCGGCCATCGTGCTCGGCAAGGTCATGGGCGGCACAACTTTGGCGGCCATCCAGGGCATGATCTTTCTGCTCTTTACTCCGCTGGTTGGCGTGCACCCCTCTCTCACTGCGATTGCCCTCAGCGTGCTCACCATTGCGCTTATCAGTTTTGAGCTCACTGCGCTCGGCTTCGCAATCGCATGGCCCATGGATTCACCTCAGGCCTTCCATGCCATTGTGAATCTTCTTCTGTTGCCGCTCTGGATGCTTTCAGGTTCTATCTTCCCTGCAAGCGGGGCCATCGGTTGGTTGCGTGTGCTGATGCGCCTGAACCCGCTTACTTACGGCACTGACGCATTGCGCAATGCCCTCTTTCCCACGCAGACAACCGATTTCTCTTTGGAAACCAATCTTGGTGTGACGATGGTCTTTTGCTTCCTGATATTTGCCGCCTCCTGGGCAATTGTGAACCGCAGAACCAATCAGCCAGCAGCCTGA
- the rseP gene encoding RIP metalloprotease RseP, whose product MPFAITAILSMLVVLGIMVLVHEFGHFIVAKLFGVRVEVFSIGFGTRLIGFRRGDTDYRLSLLPLGGYVKMSGENPGEARTGDPGEFSSHPRWQRILIGLAGPAANFVLAFVLMTGYYMMHNEVDQYLSGPAVVDFVPQNSAAAHAGIQSGDRIVRFDKDVNPTWEKVRIRAALDANSTVPVTVERKVDGQLQQFSTQLYLLDGNKSDDFEVESVGLIPRYQDGPLKVHDVEPGYPAEKAGLKPGDEILSIDGQELHWTSAVVAYLQQNGSKPVVLTVLRNGKTLHLTMTPALGDDGTGHTSYRLGFKPYLPPFRVEQLPLPQAVRHSVSFNLQNSGLILDVLHRLVTRQSNIQQLSGPIGIARQTGEAISMPGWQPIITLMALISLNLGIFNLLPIPILDGGMILLLLIEGTLRRDLNQQLKERIYQVAFVVLVIFAVFVMFNDVSKFNLFSKLKP is encoded by the coding sequence ATGCCATTTGCAATTACCGCTATTCTTTCCATGCTCGTGGTGCTTGGCATCATGGTGCTGGTGCACGAGTTCGGACACTTCATCGTGGCCAAGCTGTTTGGTGTTCGAGTCGAAGTCTTTTCCATTGGCTTTGGAACACGGCTGATTGGCTTCCGGAGAGGCGATACCGATTATCGCCTGAGCCTGCTGCCTTTAGGTGGCTATGTGAAGATGTCTGGAGAGAACCCCGGTGAGGCGCGCACTGGAGATCCAGGAGAATTTTCCTCGCATCCTCGCTGGCAGCGCATCCTGATCGGGCTGGCCGGTCCTGCGGCAAACTTTGTCCTGGCCTTTGTGCTCATGACCGGCTATTACATGATGCACAACGAGGTAGACCAGTACCTTTCAGGCCCAGCTGTGGTTGATTTCGTACCGCAGAATTCGGCAGCGGCCCATGCCGGCATTCAATCCGGCGACCGCATTGTCCGCTTCGATAAAGACGTCAATCCTACCTGGGAAAAAGTCCGTATCCGGGCGGCGCTGGATGCCAATTCCACAGTTCCGGTGACGGTAGAACGCAAGGTAGATGGCCAGTTACAGCAGTTTTCTACCCAGCTTTACCTGCTGGATGGAAACAAAAGCGATGATTTCGAGGTGGAATCAGTCGGTTTGATTCCGCGCTATCAGGATGGCCCGTTGAAAGTGCATGATGTCGAGCCGGGATATCCAGCGGAAAAAGCCGGCCTGAAGCCGGGAGATGAGATCCTTTCCATTGATGGTCAGGAGCTTCACTGGACCTCAGCAGTCGTGGCCTACCTCCAGCAGAATGGTAGCAAGCCTGTTGTACTTACCGTGCTCCGCAACGGCAAAACGCTGCACCTCACCATGACTCCGGCCCTGGGGGATGATGGCACAGGACATACCAGCTACCGGCTTGGATTCAAGCCCTACCTGCCTCCATTCCGTGTGGAGCAGTTGCCGCTTCCGCAGGCTGTACGTCACTCTGTGAGCTTTAACCTGCAAAATTCCGGGTTGATCCTCGATGTGCTGCACCGTCTGGTGACCCGTCAATCCAACATCCAGCAGCTAAGTGGGCCGATTGGCATTGCGCGGCAGACAGGGGAAGCCATTTCCATGCCAGGCTGGCAGCCCATCATTACGCTCATGGCCCTGATTAGCCTGAACCTCGGCATCTTCAATCTGCTGCCCATTCCCATCCTGGATGGTGGAATGATTCTGCTGCTGCTGATTGAGGGCACGCTGCGTCGGGACCTGAACCAGCAACTCAAGGAACGTATTTATCAGGTGGCGTTTGTGGTGCTGGTCATCTTTGCGGTCTTCGTCATGTTTAACGATGTTTCCAAGTTTAACCTCTTCTCGAAGTTAAAACCGTAA
- a CDS encoding 1-deoxy-D-xylulose-5-phosphate reductoisomerase codes for MKQIAILGSTGSIGTSTLDIIEKYPERFSVAALAAGKNMDAVLEQCLRWRPRVVSVATEELAEKTASRLKQSGLQEVEVVYGTEGTVRVATLPEVDFVVSAIVGVAGLEATYAAVRAGKAIGLANKEALVAAGEILVREARAANVPLLPIDSEHNAVHQCMRAGEKSEVRRIWLTASGGPFRTLPLDRFDSITVEQALRHPTWVMGRRITIDSATMLNKGLEIIEACRLFDLPPSAVKVTIHPQSTVHSLVEYIDGSILAQISVTDMRLPILYAMSYPERVASDLRFDMAALGQLCFEPPDFDRFPCLRLAYEAAEKGGAHCIALNAADEIAVEAFLNKSIPFTGIARTIEEVLEATPEAHPATIQEVLASDKRARELAREALCRAGNAAVSDAR; via the coding sequence TTGAAACAGATTGCAATTCTCGGTTCGACCGGGTCCATCGGGACCAGCACCCTTGACATCATTGAAAAATACCCGGAACGTTTCTCCGTAGCTGCTCTGGCGGCGGGGAAAAATATGGATGCAGTCCTGGAGCAATGCCTCCGCTGGCGGCCCAGGGTGGTCTCTGTGGCCACAGAAGAGCTCGCAGAGAAAACGGCGTCCCGGCTGAAGCAGAGTGGCCTTCAGGAAGTCGAAGTGGTCTATGGTACCGAAGGCACGGTGCGTGTGGCCACCCTGCCGGAGGTGGACTTTGTGGTTTCTGCCATTGTGGGTGTGGCAGGACTGGAGGCCACCTACGCTGCCGTCCGGGCAGGCAAGGCCATCGGTCTGGCCAACAAAGAGGCCCTGGTGGCTGCCGGAGAAATCCTGGTCCGCGAGGCGCGAGCGGCAAATGTTCCCCTGCTGCCCATCGACTCAGAGCACAATGCTGTTCACCAGTGCATGAGAGCAGGAGAGAAGTCTGAGGTGCGGCGCATCTGGCTTACGGCATCCGGAGGTCCTTTCCGCACCCTGCCGTTGGACCGTTTCGACTCGATCACCGTGGAACAGGCGTTGCGGCATCCGACCTGGGTGATGGGGCGCCGCATCACGATTGACTCGGCCACCATGCTCAACAAAGGACTGGAGATCATCGAAGCCTGCCGGCTTTTTGATCTTCCTCCCTCCGCAGTGAAGGTCACCATTCACCCACAGTCCACGGTCCATTCGCTGGTAGAGTACATCGATGGAAGCATTTTGGCGCAGATCTCAGTGACAGACATGCGTCTGCCCATCCTCTATGCAATGAGCTATCCGGAACGTGTGGCTTCGGACCTTCGTTTTGATATGGCTGCACTGGGCCAGCTTTGCTTTGAACCTCCGGACTTTGACCGTTTCCCTTGTCTTCGCCTGGCCTATGAGGCGGCCGAGAAGGGCGGCGCACACTGTATCGCGCTCAATGCGGCCGATGAAATTGCCGTGGAGGCCTTTCTAAATAAGTCCATTCCTTTTACAGGAATCGCGCGTACAATAGAAGAAGTCCTGGAAGCCACCCCCGAGGCCCACCCTGCGACCATTCAGGAAGTGCTGGCATCAGACAAAAGAGCACGCGAATTGGCGAGGGAGGCCCTGTGCAGGGCCGGAAACGCTGCCGTCTCTGACGCCCGCTGA
- a CDS encoding DUF420 domain-containing protein has product MMAKATAQTIESQPKAPITALILISGAASAFLFWLIYVHPPSQEYATRLLFLPALNALFNGMSAIALAIGFSYVRKRNLTAHRASMLTAFVFSVLFLVSYVINHALHGEMRFAGHGPVRTAYLVLLISHILLSVVALPMVLITFFFSLTGRFPQHKKLARFTFPVWMYVSVTGVIVYVMLAAWR; this is encoded by the coding sequence ATGATGGCAAAGGCAACTGCACAAACGATAGAAAGTCAGCCGAAGGCCCCCATCACGGCCCTGATTCTCATCAGCGGGGCCGCCAGCGCCTTTTTGTTCTGGCTGATTTATGTACACCCTCCGTCGCAGGAATACGCCACAAGGCTGCTCTTTCTGCCTGCCTTGAACGCCCTTTTTAATGGGATGAGCGCCATTGCCCTGGCCATCGGTTTTTCCTATGTTCGTAAAAGAAATCTGACCGCGCACCGCGCCTCCATGCTTACGGCCTTCGTCTTCTCCGTGCTCTTTCTGGTTTCCTACGTGATCAATCACGCTCTGCATGGGGAAATGCGCTTTGCTGGGCACGGTCCCGTCCGGACAGCTTATCTGGTTTTGCTGATAAGCCATATTCTGCTCTCGGTTGTGGCCCTGCCCATGGTCCTGATTACGTTCTTCTTTTCCCTTACAGGACGCTTTCCGCAGCACAAAAAGCTGGCGCGTTTCACGTTTCCGGTCTGGATGTATGTTTCCGTCACGGGGGTCATTGTTTATGTCATGCTGGCTGCATGGCGATGA
- a CDS encoding multicopper oxidase family protein → MITRRKFISRAGLVLAGSALDRPVSSPLTASSLHPYVDPLPVPPAARAEEMRTNPFNPKEKIPFYRIAMREVMVKVHRDLPPTRMWTLGGTFPGPTLETRVEKGLIVEWQNRLPARHFLPIDHSLHGAGKDVPEVRGVIHLHGGRTPADSDGYPEHWVVPGKSQTCFYPSQHGEALLFYHDHTMGINRLNTYAGMMGMFLVRSLLEENLGLPSGNYEIPLLLCDRILRADGQLEYPVSDKPGQIWVPEVFGDSILANGKLLPYCDVEPRLYHLRIMNGSNGRFFRLSLTTGISFLQIGSDQGLLGAPVEQKRLLLAPGERADLLIDFSTEAGKRFEMVSDTFPVLQFRVGTVTRNNQHRIPEKLCEFASLAESKAVRTRRLTLGENMDDVQRSMGMLLNNTPWHAPVTENPVLNTTEIWEFVNLTDDSHPIHLHLVRFQVLSRRRFDSFHYQQTGELRFTGPLTAPDANERGWKDTVRCDPNMVTRIIVPFEGYTGRYVWHCHVLEHEDNEMMRPFEVLPAWS, encoded by the coding sequence TTGATTACTCGACGCAAGTTCATCTCCCGCGCCGGGCTGGTCCTGGCGGGCTCGGCCCTGGACCGACCGGTGTCCTCACCGCTCACAGCTTCCTCCTTGCACCCCTATGTCGATCCGCTACCGGTCCCTCCGGCTGCGCGTGCAGAGGAAATGCGCACGAATCCTTTCAACCCCAAGGAGAAAATCCCGTTTTACCGCATCGCCATGCGCGAGGTCATGGTGAAAGTACATCGCGACCTTCCGCCCACCCGTATGTGGACCCTCGGCGGGACCTTCCCAGGGCCGACCCTGGAAACACGGGTAGAGAAAGGGCTCATTGTTGAATGGCAGAACCGCCTTCCGGCCCGCCATTTTCTTCCCATTGACCACTCTCTGCATGGAGCTGGCAAGGACGTCCCCGAGGTACGGGGTGTCATCCATCTGCATGGCGGACGCACTCCTGCGGACAGCGACGGTTATCCCGAGCATTGGGTGGTGCCTGGAAAGTCCCAGACATGCTTCTATCCTTCGCAGCACGGAGAAGCGCTGCTCTTCTACCATGACCACACCATGGGCATTAACCGGCTGAATACCTATGCCGGAATGATGGGCATGTTCCTGGTCCGCAGCCTGCTTGAGGAGAACCTGGGCCTACCCAGCGGAAACTATGAAATTCCGCTGCTTCTCTGCGATCGCATCCTCAGGGCCGATGGGCAGTTGGAGTATCCGGTCTCAGACAAGCCTGGCCAGATCTGGGTGCCGGAGGTCTTCGGGGACTCCATTCTGGCCAACGGCAAGCTGCTGCCTTATTGCGACGTGGAACCGCGTCTCTACCACCTTCGCATCATGAATGGCTCAAATGGGCGCTTCTTTCGCCTCTCTTTGACAACTGGCATCAGCTTTCTCCAAATCGGCTCCGACCAGGGACTTCTTGGAGCCCCCGTAGAGCAGAAGCGGCTGCTCCTGGCCCCGGGAGAGCGTGCCGACCTCCTTATTGACTTCAGCACCGAGGCGGGAAAAAGGTTTGAGATGGTCAGCGACACCTTTCCCGTACTGCAATTCAGGGTAGGCACGGTCACGCGGAACAACCAGCATCGAATTCCTGAAAAGCTATGCGAATTCGCGTCGCTGGCCGAATCAAAAGCAGTCCGGACACGCCGTCTGACCTTAGGCGAGAACATGGACGATGTCCAGCGGTCCATGGGGATGCTGCTGAACAACACCCCGTGGCACGCTCCTGTCACGGAGAATCCGGTGCTCAACACGACCGAAATATGGGAATTTGTGAACCTGACCGACGACTCGCACCCGATTCACCTGCATCTGGTACGCTTCCAGGTGCTCAGCAGGCGCCGCTTCGATTCCTTTCACTATCAGCAGACAGGTGAGCTGCGGTTTACTGGCCCTCTTACTGCTCCGGATGCGAATGAGAGGGGCTGGAAAGATACCGTGCGCTGCGACCCCAATATGGTGACAAGAATTATCGTTCCATTTGAGGGATACACGGGACGCTATGTCTGGCACTGCCACGTGCTCGAACACGAGGACAACGAGATGATGCGTCCTTTTGAAGTACTGCCGGCCTGGTCTTGA
- the cyoE gene encoding heme o synthase: MTPAAPASVAEEQAILERPAPLRAGETALRLADYAELFKFRVTALVVMTAWAGFYLASVRSRISSLQPGLLAALVGIGLVSAGSAALNEVLERRLDARMVRTAQRPVASGRIGLLHGLTLGMVAIVSGALWLTYATNLLTGTLTLLTAFSYVAIYTPLKRYTTLATFIGAFPGAMPPLLGWTAVRGTIEWPAVALFAILFVWQFPHFMAIAWLYKEDYGRAGIRMLPVVQPDGWSTVLEAITYAVLMIPVSLLPVYLHMTGRIYGVTALLLGIFYLAYTLRFARITRARSVVESKMYARDLLKVSVIYLPLLLTVLMLNAAGK, from the coding sequence ATGACGCCCGCCGCACCTGCGTCTGTGGCTGAAGAACAGGCCATCCTGGAACGGCCAGCGCCTCTTCGCGCTGGAGAAACGGCCTTGCGTCTTGCAGATTATGCTGAGCTTTTCAAGTTCCGCGTCACGGCACTTGTGGTCATGACTGCATGGGCCGGCTTTTATCTGGCGTCTGTGCGTAGTCGAATCAGTAGTTTGCAACCTGGCCTCCTTGCCGCCCTCGTGGGCATTGGTCTGGTCTCTGCCGGATCTGCGGCGCTCAATGAAGTCCTAGAGCGCCGTCTTGACGCCCGGATGGTCCGTACCGCCCAGCGGCCAGTGGCCTCGGGCCGCATCGGCCTGCTCCATGGCCTGACCCTCGGCATGGTTGCCATCGTCTCCGGCGCACTGTGGCTCACTTACGCGACGAACCTGCTTACGGGAACTCTCACCTTGCTGACGGCTTTTAGCTATGTCGCCATTTATACCCCTCTCAAGCGATATACCACCCTTGCAACTTTTATCGGGGCTTTTCCGGGAGCCATGCCTCCCTTACTCGGCTGGACTGCCGTCCGCGGGACCATTGAATGGCCTGCCGTGGCGCTTTTTGCCATACTCTTCGTCTGGCAGTTTCCGCATTTCATGGCCATTGCCTGGCTTTATAAGGAAGATTATGGACGGGCCGGAATCCGCATGTTGCCTGTGGTGCAGCCGGACGGATGGTCTACGGTGCTTGAAGCCATTACGTACGCAGTGCTCATGATCCCCGTCAGCCTGCTCCCGGTCTATTTGCACATGACCGGCCGAATTTATGGCGTGACAGCATTGCTGCTGGGAATTTTCTATCTGGCCTATACTTTGCGTTTTGCTCGTATCACACGCGCGCGCAGTGTGGTCGAATCGAAAATGTATGCGCGCGACCTCCTCAAGGTGAGCGTGATCTACCTGCCCCTTCTGCTCACCGTGCTCATGCTCAACGCGGCAGGAAAGTAG
- a CDS encoding DUF202 domain-containing protein — MPIAAEAPTQPTSGDGTRQLLLSGIWTMAAGLASVGLAKFVFGGIGPEGPHTNPGWIALIVAMMCLPFGSLLLLLGLAKWLRNRKG, encoded by the coding sequence ATGCCGATCGCTGCTGAAGCTCCCACTCAGCCCACATCTGGCGATGGTACCCGTCAGTTGTTGCTCTCTGGCATATGGACAATGGCCGCGGGACTGGCTTCTGTGGGCCTGGCCAAGTTTGTTTTTGGAGGCATCGGACCAGAGGGCCCGCATACCAATCCTGGCTGGATTGCTCTGATTGTTGCCATGATGTGCCTGCCCTTTGGCTCTCTGCTTTTACTGCTGGGACTGGCCAAGTGGCTGCGAAACCGCAAGGGATAA